Genomic segment of Pararhodobacter zhoushanensis:
TTTCATCCAGCGGTCATAGGGGAAGTCGTCGATCAGGATGTCGCGCTTGGCACCCTCTTCAATCGCCTTGCGCACCGCCTTGGGCGCGCCATTCTTGAAATACTCGGAAATCGCGCCGTCGAAAGGCAGGTCCATGGGGAGGCTCCAGTGTTTTGCGCAGGCTAGGCTGGTGAGCCTGCTGACGACAAGCAGAATTCGGCGCTTAGATGTCAGGCATTATAATGACAGACATTGCTTGTGGGCAGGTTTGATTAGTCTCAATCAGACGCACGGGGACGGGGACGGGTCAGGCATCAAAGCGTTGCCGACTGCATCAACGCGCGTATAAGCATGATAACCCTCTGAATACAAATAATGCCTGACAATATGGGTGGCTGGCACTTGCGCTGATACAAAACCGCGTGCAACAGGGGTCGGCAGTTTGGCCCGGTCCATGACCGGATCAGCGTCACCCTGTCACGACCTCTTGCCAAGCGCCTCGCCACGCAGCACTGTTTCCCCATGCCGACACCGATTTCAGACCTGCGCAACCTTGGCCCCTCGAGCGAAGAGAGCTTCGCCCGCGCCGGGATCCATGACGCCGAAACGCTGCGCGATCTTGGCGCTGATGCAGCCTATGCCCTTTTGCTCAAATCCGGCGAGCGGCCGCATTTCATCGTTTACTACGTGTTGCACATGGCCCTGCAGGGTCGGCCGTGGAATGATTGCAAAGGCGCGGAAAAGGACGCGCTGCGTCTGCGCTTCGATGGGCTGAAAGCCGCGCATAAGGCCCAAGGGGGGATTGAGGGAATCGAGGCGATCCTTGATGAGATCGGCGTGATCGACCCTGCCGGACCCCGGCGTAAACGACGGAGCGGATGACAGTGCCGATGATGAAGACAACCCTGGCCGTGCTCGTGGTGCTGGCGCTGGCCGCGTGCGGGGGCGGGCGCCCGGACGACATTGACGTGCCCAGCCGCCTGTTCCCCGGCGAGACGCCGCAAATGCGCGTGCTCATCATACAGGCGTCGCAGGATCTGGAGATCCCCGAGGCGCTGCTGCACCGCGTCATCCAGCGCGAAAGCGACTACCGCGCCGATGCGCGCAACGGGCCGTATTACGGGCTGATGCAGATCCTGCCACAGACCGCCCGCACCATGGGCTTTCGCGGCGAACCGCGTGAGTTGCTCGATCCCGAGGTGAACCTGCGCTATGCCGGGCGCTATCTGCGCGGCGCGTGGCTGGTGTCAGACGGCGATATGGAGGATGCGGTGATGCATTACGCGCGCGGCTATTACTACGACGCCCGCGACCGCTGTCTGCTGGTCGAGACGGGCCTCGCGCAGCGCGAAACAAACCGCCGCTGCCGGTAAGCGCCTGCCCGCGCGCATGGAAAAAGGGCGGGGAAAATCCCCGCCCTCAATCATTCCTCAAGTGGTGGCTTAGCCGACCAGCTCAAGACCCGAGAAGAAATACGCGATTTCCTGCGCGGCGGTTTCCGGCGCGTCCGAACCGTGGACCGAGTTCTCGCCGACCGACAGGGCGAAATCGGCGCGGATGGTGCCTTCATCGGCTTGCGCCGGGTTGGTTGCGCCCATCACTTCGCGGTTCTTGGCAATGGCGCCTTCGCCTTCCAGAACCTGCACGACGACCGGAGCCGACGCCATGAATTCACACAGTTCGCCGTAGAAGGGGCGCTCTTTGTGCACTTCATAGAACTGGCCAGCCTGCGCCGGGGTCAGGTGAATGCGCTTTTGCGCGACGATCCGCAGGCCCGCATCCTCGAACTTGGCGTTGATCTTGCCGGTCAGGTTGCGGTTGGTGGCGTCGGGCTTGATGATCGACAGCGTGCGTTCGATAGCCATGTGACTCTCTCTCGATGGGCGACAAAGGCCCCATGCCCGTGCCGCCGGTTAAATCCCGTGCGCGTCTACCATGGGTCGCCGGGCTTGAAAACCCGCGACGGGTGGGCGTTGTGGCTCACAGTTCGTCAAACCCTCCGGCCCGGTCCAGCCGGATCGCGATGATCCCGGCCGCCAGCGCCGCCAGCGCCGAGCCGAGAATCAGCGACAGCAGCATGACGGGCGTGCTGCTGCGCTCGACCGCCAGCAGGGTGATCCAGGTCAGCGCCGCGCCGCCCGTCACCGCCAGCGCGCCGGCAAGGCTGGCCGCCGTCCCGGCCAGATCGGGCCGTACCGAGATCGCGCCGGTATTGGCATTGGCCATGGTCAGCCCGTTGCCAACCCCCACCGTCATGGTGAATCCGAACAGCAAGAACGGGCTGGAATAGCCCATGAGGAAGGCCAGCAGACCCAGGCTCAGCCCCACCGCCGGGATCAACCGCCCGACCAGAATCAGCCGGTGGATGCCCAGCCGGGGCGCCAGCCGCGCCGTGGCCAGCGCGCCCAGCAGGAACCCCCCGGTGATTGACCCGATCCCGGCCCCGATCCACGCAGGCGACAGATCCCACAGCCGTGTGGCCACGAACGGCGCGCCTGCGATGAACACATAGAACGCCCCGACCGAGAACGCCTGACACATCGCGTAGCTCCAGAACCGGCCCGAGCGCAGCAAGGACGTGTAATCCGACAGGCGCAGCGGGCGCGGCCCGGTTTTCAGCGTCTCGCCCAGATCGGCCCAGACCAGCGCCAGCGCCATCGCTCCCAGCGCGGCATAGAGCGCGAAAATCGCCCGCCAGCCGATCACGGTGTCCAGAATCCCGCCCACCGTTGGTCCCAGCATCGGCGCCAGCGCCATCGACGCGCCGATCACGCCCATCTTGCTGGCCGCTTCGCGCGCCGGGAACTGGTCGCGGATGATCGCCGCCCCCAGCACCGTGCTGGTGATGATCACCGCCTGCGCCATGCGGAACACCAAAAACAGCATTTCGTCCTGCGCCAGCACGCAACCGACCGAGGCCACCATATACAGCGCCACCGCAAACAGCATCACCGGGCGGCGGCCCAGCCGGTCGCTGACCGGTCCCATGACCAGTTGCAGCAGAGCCGAGACGATCATGTACCCCGAGACGGCCAGCGCCATGCTGCTTTCCGTTGCGCCCAGATCCACAATCATGCGGGGCAGCGAGGGCAGGAACATGTTCAGGCTGAGCACGGCCATGCCGGTCAGCAAGATCAGGGTCGACAGATGGGGGGCGTTCGCGTGTGCATGGATACCTCGGCTGTGTGCGCCATCCAAAGGCGGGCCAGCGGGGAATTGCAACCCGTGCAAGAATTTCTGCATCCGCAAAGGCCCCCGCTGGCGTGTGTCGCGCCCTTCTGCTAAGCGGCGCAGCATGTTGACCATAAATGACCTCAGTTACTCTGTTGACGGACGCCCGCTGCTTGTGGGCGCGTCGGCGCGCATTCCGACCGGCCACAAGGTTGGCCTCGTGGGCCGCAACGGTTCGGGCAAAACCACGCTGTTTCGCCTGATCCGGGGTGAGCTGGTGCTTGAGGGCGGCTCGATCAGCCTGCCGTCCCGCGCCCGCATCGGCGGCGTCGCGCAAGAGGTGCCGTCGCCGTCGACCAGCCTTCTGGACACAGTGCTTGAGGCGGATGTCGAGCGCGCCTCGCTGATGGCCGAGGCGGAAACCGCCACCGACGCGCATCGCATCGCCGAGATACAGGCACGTCTGGCCGATATCGATGCGTGGTCAGCCGAGGGGCGGGCAAGCACGATTCTGAAAGGTCTGGGCTTTACGGCTGAGGAAATGCTCATGCCCTGCTCGGATTTCTCGGGCGGCTGGCGCATGCGCGTGGCGCTGGCGGGGGTGCTCTTTGCCCAGCCGGACCTCCTGCTGCTTGATGAGCCGACCAACTATCTCGATCTTGAGGGGGCGCTCTGGCTTGAGGCCTATCTCGCCAAATATCCGCACACCGTCATCGTCATCAGCCACGACCGTGGCCTGCTGAACCGCGCTGTCGGTGCAATTCTGCACCTCGAAGACAAGAAGCTGACGCTCTACACCGGCGGCTATGACACGTTTGCCAAGACCCGCGCCGAACAGCGCGCGGTGCTGGCAGCCGAGTCCAAGAAGCAGGACGTGCGCCGCGCGCATCTGCAAAGCTTCGTCGACCGCTTCAAGGCCAAGGCGTCGAAAGCCCGTCAGGCCCAGTCGCGCGTCAAGATGCTGGAGAAAATGACGCCGATCACCGCACCGGCCGAGGCTGCCAAGCACGTCTTCACCTTCCCTGCGCCGGAAGAACTCTCGCCCCCGATCATCAACATGGAGGGTGTGTCGGTCGGCTATGGCGACACGATCATCCTGCGGCGTCTGGGGCTGCGCATCGATCAGGACGACCGCATCGCCCTGCTGGGCCGCAACGGCGAGGGCAAGTCAACGCTGTCCAAACTGCTGGCCGGAAAGCTGGAGCCGCGCGGCGGCAGCTATACCCAGTCCAACAAGCTGCGCGTCGGCTATTTCGCGCAGCATCAGGTGGATGAGCTGTTCCTCGATGAGACCCCGGTGCAGCATTTGCGCCGCATCCGTCCCAATGAGGGCGAGCCACGCCTGCGCGCGCGTCTGGCCGGGTTCGGCCTGATGGCCGATCAGGCCGAGACGGTGGTGGGCCGCTTGTCGGGCGGGCAGAAGGCCCGTCTGTCGCTGCTGCTTGCGACGATCGAAGCGCCGCATATGCTGATCCTCGACGAGCCGACCAACCACCTGGACATCGAAAGCCGCGAGGCCCTGGTCGAGGCGCTGACCGCCTATAGCGGCGCGGTCATTCTGGTCAGCCACGACATGCACCTGTTGTCGCTGGTCGCCGACCGTCTGTGGCTGGTCAAGGACGGCGCGGTCGAGCCGTATCTCGAAGACCTCGACGCCTACCGCGCGCTGTTGCTGGGCGAGGGCACCGAGAAGCCGAAAGCCGAGAAAGCGCCCAAGCCCAAGGCCACGCGCGAGCAGGTTTCGGCGCTGAAATCCGAGCTGCGCAAATGCGAGCAGCGCGTCGCCAAGCTGGAAGAGATGCGCGAGAAGCTGGCCAAGAAGCTGGCCGACCCGCAGCTCTATGAAGACGGGCGCAAAGGCGATCTGGACGTCTGGAACCGCAAATACGCGGAAGTCATGGACGCTGTTGACCGGGCCGAGGCTTTGTGGATGAAAGCCGTGGAAGCGGTTGAAAACGCTGAGAAGTAAATGTCAGGCCTTTAAGGTCTGACGTTTAATTTCCGGCCGCAGTAACCGCCGGGCAGGGCGGCGTGTCCAGATAAGGCCCCGGTGCCGCCAGAAGCGCGAGAGCGGCTTGTGGCGCGGTGCTCTGGGGTGTCAGGCAATTGTCTGACATAAAGGCTTCCAGTGCGCCGATGGTCTCGGCGCGGCTGGCCCCGTCCATCAGGCCCGGCTGATACCCGCGCAACGTCAGCGCCACTTGGACGGCTTGAAGATCGCCTGCGGACAGGGCCGCGTTGCGCGCCTCGTCATCGGCCTGCGCGGGCGGCAACCACCCCAGTTGCTCGACCCGCTGCAATACTCCGTCGCGAAACTCGACCGCCCGCAGTTCGGCCCCGACAATCTCGCAGGCGCGGCAGCCATCGGTCAGGTTCTCCATCAGCACAAAGCGCTGCAGGCCATTCGCAGCCCGATGCCCGGTGACGCGAAGCCGCGCGTCGCCAAAGGCCTGCGGATGGGCGGTCTGCAGGGCCAGCGATTGCGGGTCGCCGGGGTTTTCTGCCGTCAGTGTCTGCGGCAGCAGCGCGCCCCGTGCGCCGTTCACGAAGACCGGCTGCACATTGGTATTGGCGCGGAAGGGGAATTCGACCTCGGCCAGATCGACCACGCCCAGTTCAACAAAACCAGTCGCCACCCCCGGCTCGCCAATCCGTGGATCGTTGGCAAGGCGCTGCGCGAACAGCAGCCCACCCGGCGGCAAACCCGCCGCATCGAGGCAGGTCCACAAAGCATCGGTGATCCCGTCGCGTTGACATCCAGCGGCAACACCCGCCGGGGCGATGTCGAGGCTGCTCAGCACGGACTCGGTCTGCGCTGCCAGCGGAACGGAAAACAACAGCGTTGCGACGGCTGCGGGCAGAAAGGAATGGGGCATGAGCGCTCGATGAGTCATCGCGAAAATCTTACCATATGGAGTTATGCTGCACTGCGTCAAATCACAGCGGCGTTGACTTTGATGCGCGGACACGGAAGCCTCTGATCATGCTTGATCTCGCGTTTCTCACCTCGGCCTTTGTCACCCTGTTCGTGATCATTGATCCGATCGGGCTGGCCCCGCTGTTCATTCCGCTGACCGCCGGCATGACCGCACAGAATCGCCGCGCCGTGGGGTTGCGGGCCTGCCTGATCGCGGCGGCCCTGCTGACGCTCTTCGGGCTGGCGGGCGAAAGCATCCTGACGACCATCGGCATCACCATGCCCGCGTTCCAGATCTCGGGCGGGGTGCTGTTGTTCCTGACCGCGCTGGACATGCTGTTCGACCGCCGCCAGCCGCGGAGAGAGGGGCACGCGACGCAGGACGCGCCCGACCCGTCGGTGTTTCCGCTGGCCATGCCCCTGATCGCGGGGCCGGGGGCGATGACCTCGATGATCTTGTTGATGAACCAGACCACCGGCTGGGGCGGGGCAGCGGCGCTTTTGGGCGTGATGCTGGCCGTCGCCGGCTCGGCCTTTGTCTTTTTCCTGCTCGCCCCGCCGATCGAGCGTCTGCTCGGCCGTACCGGCGAGATGGTGATCACCCGCCTGCTGGGCATGCTGCTGGCGGCGCTGTCGGTGCAGTTTATCCTGAACGGCGCCCGGGCGGCGGGGATCATCTGACGCAGGCGTGACAGCCGGTATCCCTTGGCGCAGGCCCATCACTGGCCTACATTGAGCGAACCCCAAGGACATGTAGATGCCCAGTTTCGAGCAACTCAGTGATGATCAGATCGCCCGGCTCGTCTATCTGACGATCCTTGGCGCGGTTCTGATCAGCTACATGCTGGTCGCCACACGCGGACGCATCCTGACGGTGGTGCGTCACCTTCTGCTCTGGGCGCTGATCTTCACCGGTGCCGTGGCGGCCTATGGGCTGTGGGACAACTTCCAGTACACCACCGCAGCCGTGCAATCCGCCGACGGCGAGGGGTTGATCCTGCGCCGCAGCCATGACGGGCAGTATCATCTGACGCTGGACATCACCGGGCCCGATGGCCGCGTGCAACCGGTGCGTTTCATCATCGACACCGGCGCGACCGAGATGGTCCTCACCCAGCAGGACGCCGCCAAGCTGGGCTTTGACGCCGACGATCTGCAGTATCTGGGCACGGCCAGCACTGCCAATGGCATCACGCGCACGGCGCAGGTCACCTTGCGGCAGGTCACGCTGGAAGGGCACACCGCCCGGCAAGTGCGTGCGCTGGTCAATGAGGGCGCGCTGCATGCGTCCTTGCTGGGCATGGGCTATCTTGAGCGGTTCTCGCGCATCGAGATCATGCGCGACCGGCTCAGCATCACCTTCTAGGCTGCGACGGTCTTGGCCTTTTCGCAGCGCGCCAGCGACGCCCCGCGCGCAATCGAGTTCAGCGCCAGGATCGATTCCAGACCCTCATTGCATTCCACCAGTTCCCCCACCGTCAGCGGGTCCAGCGTGGCATAGAAAGCCTCGACCGCGTTGGCCAGATGGCCCGCCATCCGGCACACACCCTTGAGCGGACAGGTGTTGTCCTTGGCCATGCATTCGATGAACGGCAGATCGGATTCGAAGGTGCGAAACACCGCCCCCACGCTGATCTCGCGCGCTGGCCGGGCCAGCATGAAGCCGCCATGGCGACCGCGCAGCGTGGTGATATAGCCCGATTGCCCCAGTTGATTGACCACCTGCGCCAGATGGTTCTCTGAACCATTGATGACAGCGGCGACATCGCTCTTGCGCACGATCCGGTCCGGATTGACCGCGCAAACCATCAGCGTGCGCAGGGCGAGGTTGGTTCGGGTTGTCAGGCGCATGGGCTCTCCGGGTTACTGGGGGTACTGATTGATACGGGGCAGGGTCACGTTTTTTCGGTGCGCTTACCTTGATTGAGATCAAATCGGCGGCGATTGTCGGGTGCCCCACCACGTGACGGGCGCGGCGTTGCCCTGAAAGACCCGGTGCAGCGGGCCGAAGGGGCGATCTTTTCTTTCGCCTGTGAAGCGTCTAGGCTCGCCCGGAACAAGACCGGAACCCCCGCCTATGCGCTCGACCATCCTGATTGCCGTCGTCTCGATGCTGGGCTGCACGATGCTTGTCGCGGGCACC
This window contains:
- a CDS encoding lytic transglycosylase domain-containing protein, with the translated sequence MKTTLAVLVVLALAACGGGRPDDIDVPSRLFPGETPQMRVLIIQASQDLEIPEALLHRVIQRESDYRADARNGPYYGLMQILPQTARTMGFRGEPRELLDPEVNLRYAGRYLRGAWLVSDGDMEDAVMHYARGYYYDARDRCLLVETGLAQRETNRRCR
- a CDS encoding ABC-F family ATP-binding cassette domain-containing protein, producing MLTINDLSYSVDGRPLLVGASARIPTGHKVGLVGRNGSGKTTLFRLIRGELVLEGGSISLPSRARIGGVAQEVPSPSTSLLDTVLEADVERASLMAEAETATDAHRIAEIQARLADIDAWSAEGRASTILKGLGFTAEEMLMPCSDFSGGWRMRVALAGVLFAQPDLLLLDEPTNYLDLEGALWLEAYLAKYPHTVIVISHDRGLLNRAVGAILHLEDKKLTLYTGGYDTFAKTRAEQRAVLAAESKKQDVRRAHLQSFVDRFKAKASKARQAQSRVKMLEKMTPITAPAEAAKHVFTFPAPEELSPPIINMEGVSVGYGDTIILRRLGLRIDQDDRIALLGRNGEGKSTLSKLLAGKLEPRGGSYTQSNKLRVGYFAQHQVDELFLDETPVQHLRRIRPNEGEPRLRARLAGFGLMADQAETVVGRLSGGQKARLSLLLATIEAPHMLILDEPTNHLDIESREALVEALTAYSGAVILVSHDMHLLSLVADRLWLVKDGAVEPYLEDLDAYRALLLGEGTEKPKAEKAPKPKATREQVSALKSELRKCEQRVAKLEEMREKLAKKLADPQLYEDGRKGDLDVWNRKYAEVMDAVDRAEALWMKAVEAVENAEK
- the ndk gene encoding nucleoside-diphosphate kinase; translation: MAIERTLSIIKPDATNRNLTGKINAKFEDAGLRIVAQKRIHLTPAQAGQFYEVHKERPFYGELCEFMASAPVVVQVLEGEGAIAKNREVMGATNPAQADEGTIRADFALSVGENSVHGSDAPETAAQEIAYFFSGLELVG
- a CDS encoding MarC family protein, translating into MLDLAFLTSAFVTLFVIIDPIGLAPLFIPLTAGMTAQNRRAVGLRACLIAAALLTLFGLAGESILTTIGITMPAFQISGGVLLFLTALDMLFDRRQPRREGHATQDAPDPSVFPLAMPLIAGPGAMTSMILLMNQTTGWGGAAALLGVMLAVAGSAFVFFLLAPPIERLLGRTGEMVITRLLGMLLAALSVQFILNGARAAGII
- a CDS encoding retropepsin-like aspartic protease family protein — its product is MPSFEQLSDDQIARLVYLTILGAVLISYMLVATRGRILTVVRHLLLWALIFTGAVAAYGLWDNFQYTTAAVQSADGEGLILRRSHDGQYHLTLDITGPDGRVQPVRFIIDTGATEMVLTQQDAAKLGFDADDLQYLGTASTANGITRTAQVTLRQVTLEGHTARQVRALVNEGALHASLLGMGYLERFSRIEIMRDRLSITF
- a CDS encoding TfoX/Sxy family protein; this encodes MPTPISDLRNLGPSSEESFARAGIHDAETLRDLGADAAYALLLKSGERPHFIVYYVLHMALQGRPWNDCKGAEKDALRLRFDGLKAAHKAQGGIEGIEAILDEIGVIDPAGPRRKRRSG
- a CDS encoding RrF2 family transcriptional regulator, translating into MRLTTRTNLALRTLMVCAVNPDRIVRKSDVAAVINGSENHLAQVVNQLGQSGYITTLRGRHGGFMLARPAREISVGAVFRTFESDLPFIECMAKDNTCPLKGVCRMAGHLANAVEAFYATLDPLTVGELVECNEGLESILALNSIARGASLARCEKAKTVAA
- a CDS encoding multidrug effflux MFS transporter — protein: MQKFLHGLQFPAGPPLDGAHSRGIHAHANAPHLSTLILLTGMAVLSLNMFLPSLPRMIVDLGATESSMALAVSGYMIVSALLQLVMGPVSDRLGRRPVMLFAVALYMVASVGCVLAQDEMLFLVFRMAQAVIITSTVLGAAIIRDQFPAREAASKMGVIGASMALAPMLGPTVGGILDTVIGWRAIFALYAALGAMALALVWADLGETLKTGPRPLRLSDYTSLLRSGRFWSYAMCQAFSVGAFYVFIAGAPFVATRLWDLSPAWIGAGIGSITGGFLLGALATARLAPRLGIHRLILVGRLIPAVGLSLGLLAFLMGYSSPFLLFGFTMTVGVGNGLTMANANTGAISVRPDLAGTAASLAGALAVTGGAALTWITLLAVERSSTPVMLLSLILGSALAALAAGIIAIRLDRAGGFDEL